The genomic region ATTCGCTCTGAACTGGCCGCCACCCACCCGAGCCGCCACCCTGTCATCGAGTACGTTTTCGAGCACGCGCTGGCCTGAATTACCCTATCGGAGCTGGCGAACTCCGCCGGTGAGTGGTGTTCACCGTCGAAGACGATCTTCTCGTAGACCTCATCGGAGAGGCAAATGACTTCGTGCTCATCCGCTAGCCGCGCGAACTCCGCCATATCCCGCTTCGATTGCACCGCACCGGTCGGGTTCGCAGGACTGTTAACGATAAACAGTGACGTGTTGTCCGTGATGGCATTCTCGACAGCAGCGGGGTCAAGGGTCAGATCGTCCCGGAGTTCGACCCGCTTTGGTTCGCCGCCGGCGAGTAACACCAGTTGTTCGTAGGCCAGAAACCCGGGGTCGGGGCAGAGCACTTCGTCACCTGGCTGGACGTGGGCTTCTATGGCGACGTGAATCGCCTCGCTTGCGCCGGCAGTGGCGATGATGTTTTCGGGCGGTATGTCCTGTCCGTTGTCGGTGGCGTAGCGTTCACTGATGGCTTCTCTGAGTTCTGGAATGCCCTTGTTGGACGTGTATGAGTCGCCCATCCCATTCTGAATCGCACTCGTCGCTGCCTCCCGGGCGTGTTCTGGCGTTGGGAAATCAGGCTGACCGAGACCCAGGTTTATTGCGTCTTCGCCTGCCGCCTCGAAGACTTCTCGGATGCCGCTGATATCCATCTCTTCGACGCGTGCTGCGTACTGAGACATCAGTTC from Haloarcula hispanica ATCC 33960 harbors:
- a CDS encoding pyridoxal phosphate-dependent aminotransferase translates to MSQYAARVEEMDISGIREVFEAAGEDAINLGLGQPDFPTPEHAREAATSAIQNGMGDSYTSNKGIPELREAISERYATDNGQDIPPENIIATAGASEAIHVAIEAHVQPGDEVLCPDPGFLAYEQLVLLAGGEPKRVELRDDLTLDPAAVENAITDNTSLFIVNSPANPTGAVQSKRDMAEFARLADEHEVICLSDEVYEKIVFDGEHHSPAEFASSDRVIQASACSKTYSMTGWRLGWVAASSERIERMLRVHQYVQACASAPSQYAAEAALTGPQEPVREMVSAFEERRNVLLDGLEDIGLDTPVPKGAFYAMPHVPDGWTQKMLDNDVIVVPGEAFGPSGEGQARISYATSTAELKEALEVMGTVTDSL